From the genome of Bacteroidota bacterium, one region includes:
- a CDS encoding transposase, producing the protein MSVNERIVKRYSESFKLQVIEEIERTHCSIDRMQRKYGITGNNTIKQWIKKYGRTNLMTKKIRIETLEEADHIKTLQKRIKELESALADSILRERAYREVVAVASQEIGIDLKKKYSKKS; encoded by the coding sequence ATGTCTGTAAACGAGAGAATAGTAAAGAGATATAGTGAGAGTTTTAAGCTTCAAGTGATAGAGGAAATAGAGCGGACGCACTGTTCAATCGATCGTATGCAGCGTAAGTACGGAATCACCGGTAACAATACTATAAAGCAATGGATCAAGAAATACGGAAGGACAAACCTGATGACAAAGAAGATACGAATAGAGACCCTGGAAGAAGCAGATCATATAAAGACACTCCAGAAGCGGATCAAGGAATTGGAGTCAGCGCTGGCCGATAGTATACTTCGTGAGCGAGCATATCGTGAAGTGGTGGCAGTAGCAAGTCAAGAGATCGGAATAGACTTAAAAAAAAAGTACAGCAAAAAGTCATAG